From Vibrio tritonius, the proteins below share one genomic window:
- a CDS encoding replication initiator protein RctB domain-containing protein, whose product MTSEEKLLIKAPRNHKDGHLFEVSETAVDWIEQYQHFKGVTKSIIELLNLISLQGFRSKDGLVSTTELIEATDGKLTRAAIQQRLRAAVAVGLFKQIPVRFEEGLAGKTMLHCFVNPNQLISVLGATSLVTESVKQTEKRKRSKALAQTQVNQRLLHEHGLNTPPAMKDETEQFVVSPTNWAGIIDQALAPPRTRKSYQKSMVSISGTRAVIETRSSKNIMTVDDLMTLFALFTLTVQYHDYHQDDYHLNARQMPNKTPLYITDILQLRGKKDSGPARDSIRDSIDRIEFTDFQLHELTGRWLSENMPEGFKSDRFRFLARTITASEEAPTEGSDGEIKIKPNLYILVWEPSFFEELLTRDYFFLFPPEILRQHTLVFQLYSYFRSRMSRRHTDVMLLSELNQKLARNIEWRRFSMDLIRELKRLSEGKGDDHVFMVNLWGYHLTITALVENDKIHDYEVDIKCDVEEVLRFSRARTTNAGKRNMAPTLPNPLRHEMVSRQKLEELAEVIDGEFEPIQRKTSSPRGNLGRRVKLRKHLVEINADEITITLSKYTSSEALERSITALAAMTGHSPASIRSECVELIEKLDYLRVGNDVVPYETLSKLIELYNNQSNHRHLSIERLISGLAVRRKVCKQVYEGHLDDSVYRTLDELMTEV is encoded by the coding sequence ATGACCTCTGAAGAAAAATTATTGATCAAAGCACCAAGAAACCACAAAGATGGACACCTCTTTGAAGTTTCAGAGACAGCTGTTGATTGGATCGAACAATACCAACATTTCAAAGGTGTTACTAAAAGCATCATTGAACTACTCAATCTTATTTCACTTCAAGGTTTTCGCAGTAAAGATGGATTAGTATCAACAACCGAACTTATTGAAGCTACTGATGGTAAATTAACAAGAGCAGCTATTCAGCAACGTTTACGAGCCGCTGTAGCGGTGGGTTTATTTAAACAAATACCTGTTCGTTTCGAAGAAGGATTGGCAGGTAAAACAATGTTGCACTGCTTTGTTAACCCAAATCAGCTAATATCCGTTTTAGGAGCAACGAGTTTAGTCACTGAATCTGTAAAGCAAACGGAAAAACGAAAGCGCTCAAAAGCACTTGCTCAAACTCAAGTAAATCAGCGGCTTCTTCACGAACATGGCTTAAATACGCCACCAGCGATGAAAGATGAAACCGAGCAATTTGTTGTTTCTCCAACCAATTGGGCAGGGATCATTGACCAAGCGCTTGCCCCCCCTAGAACACGGAAAAGCTACCAGAAATCGATGGTGTCGATTTCTGGTACACGAGCTGTGATCGAAACTCGATCTTCAAAGAATATTATGACGGTCGACGATCTGATGACGCTGTTTGCGTTGTTTACACTGACGGTTCAATACCATGATTATCATCAAGATGATTACCATTTGAATGCACGTCAGATGCCGAATAAAACGCCCTTGTACATAACGGATATTCTCCAACTTCGCGGTAAAAAAGACAGTGGTCCGGCACGCGATTCTATTCGAGACAGTATTGATCGTATTGAATTTACCGATTTTCAATTGCACGAGTTAACCGGACGCTGGTTAAGCGAGAACATGCCTGAAGGCTTTAAAAGTGATCGCTTTAGATTTTTAGCCCGCACGATCACGGCTTCAGAAGAAGCGCCAACGGAAGGCAGTGACGGTGAGATCAAGATCAAGCCCAATCTCTATATTCTCGTTTGGGAACCTTCGTTCTTCGAAGAACTGTTAACTCGTGATTACTTTTTCCTTTTTCCTCCGGAAATTCTGCGTCAGCATACTTTGGTGTTCCAACTCTATTCATATTTTAGGAGTCGGATGTCACGTCGTCATACAGATGTCATGCTGCTCAGTGAGTTGAACCAAAAATTGGCTCGCAATATTGAATGGCGTCGTTTCTCGATGGATTTGATCCGCGAATTGAAACGGCTGTCAGAAGGGAAGGGCGATGATCATGTGTTTATGGTCAATCTTTGGGGCTATCACCTGACGATCACTGCGCTAGTTGAAAATGATAAGATCCACGATTATGAAGTTGACATCAAATGTGATGTTGAAGAGGTTCTACGTTTTTCTCGAGCGCGCACGACCAACGCTGGTAAGAGAAATATGGCCCCAACGCTGCCTAACCCGCTACGTCATGAAATGGTATCAAGGCAGAAGCTCGAAGAGTTGGCCGAAGTTATTGATGGTGAATTTGAGCCTATACAGCGCAAAACTTCGTCTCCGCGAGGAAATTTAGGCCGCCGCGTTAAGTTACGTAAGCACCTTGTTGAGATCAATGCTGATGAGATTACCATTACTCTGTCTAAATATACCTCCTCAGAGGCTCTAGAGCGCAGCATAACGGCTTTGGCTGCAATGACTGGACACTCACCTGCATCTATTCGTTCTGAGTGTGTAGAGCTCATTGAAAAGCTTGATTACCTACGAGTAGGTAACGATGTTGTTCCTTATGAGACGTTGAGCAAGCTTATTGAACTTTACAATAACCAATCAAACCATCGTCACCTCTCGATAGAACGTTTAATTTCTGGTTTAGCAGTGCGCCGTAAGGTTTGTAAACAGGTTTATGAGGGGCACCTGGATGATTCGGTGTATCGTACGTTAGATGAATTAATGACCGAAGTCTGA
- a CDS encoding PA3496 family putative envelope integrity protein, which yields MSINSLDHDDMANVSSKWDFTDEVDTQQRRPGKDLKSAEARRRIEMLREIRESGLTIEEAKELGLLH from the coding sequence ATGTCAATTAATTCTCTTGACCATGATGATATGGCGAACGTTTCGAGTAAGTGGGACTTCACGGATGAAGTGGATACTCAGCAACGCCGCCCTGGTAAAGATTTGAAATCTGCTGAAGCTCGTCGTCGCATAGAGATGCTACGTGAAATTCGCGAAAGTGGATTAACCATTGAAGAAGCAAAAGAGCTTGGTTTACTTCATTAA
- a CDS encoding DUF3283 family protein, protein MSYNLALLDAKEKNKVELDKQASYIVWKLKQAKAGPEEITRKLKSIRSEEEQEWFEQSVEKYKRVMGVA, encoded by the coding sequence ATGTCTTATAACCTTGCTCTGTTAGACGCCAAAGAGAAAAATAAGGTAGAGCTTGATAAACAGGCTTCCTACATCGTTTGGAAGTTAAAGCAGGCAAAAGCGGGACCTGAAGAAATAACTCGCAAGCTTAAATCCATTCGTTCTGAAGAAGAGCAAGAGTGGTTTGAGCAATCTGTTGAAAAATACAAACGAGTGATGGGCGTAGCATAG
- a CDS encoding YebC/PmpR family DNA-binding transcriptional regulator, whose amino-acid sequence MGRSFEVRKASMAKTQGAKIKVYSKYGKEIYVCAKNGGADPDANLSLRALITKAKKDQVPGHVIDKALDKATGGSGEDYQPARYEGFGPGGASVIVDCLTDNGNRTFQDVRQCFVKTGAKIGSPGTVAHMFEHQAVFQFKGEDDEAIFEALLMADIDVTDVELEDGVITVFAPHTEFFKAKTALNETFPDLELDVEEITFVPQTNTEVSGEDAEKFQKFLDLLDDCDDVQQVYHNAEIIA is encoded by the coding sequence ATGGGAAGAAGTTTTGAAGTGCGCAAGGCCTCAATGGCAAAAACTCAAGGCGCAAAAATTAAAGTTTATTCCAAATACGGTAAAGAAATTTACGTTTGTGCAAAAAATGGCGGCGCAGATCCTGATGCAAACTTGTCTCTTCGTGCTCTGATCACAAAAGCTAAGAAAGACCAAGTTCCAGGTCACGTTATCGATAAAGCACTAGATAAAGCAACTGGCGGGTCTGGTGAAGATTATCAACCTGCACGTTACGAAGGTTTTGGCCCTGGTGGTGCGAGTGTGATCGTTGACTGTCTAACAGACAACGGCAACCGTACTTTCCAAGACGTTCGCCAATGCTTCGTTAAAACGGGTGCTAAAATCGGTAGCCCTGGCACTGTTGCACACATGTTTGAACACCAAGCGGTATTCCAGTTCAAAGGCGAAGATGACGAAGCGATTTTCGAAGCTTTGCTGATGGCTGATATCGACGTAACAGACGTTGAACTTGAAGATGGTGTGATCACTGTATTTGCACCTCACACAGAATTCTTCAAAGCAAAAACGGCGTTGAATGAAACTTTCCCTGATTTGGAATTGGATGTGGAAGAAATTACGTTCGTCCCACAAACCAACACTGAAGTATCAGGTGAAGATGCAGAGAAATTCCAGAAGTTCCTTGATCTTCTAGATGACTGTGATGACGTTCAGCAGGTTTACCATAACGCTGAAATCATCGCTTAA
- a CDS encoding DUF2798 domain-containing protein → MNQKQFWLSAIFSSLVMGTIMSGVLSGYRIGFDWPQWKENWQTGFCVAWPLALFLNLTILPKVRQLANWLGK, encoded by the coding sequence GTGAACCAAAAACAATTCTGGCTATCCGCCATTTTCTCATCTTTAGTGATGGGGACAATTATGTCTGGTGTGCTATCGGGCTACCGAATTGGATTTGATTGGCCACAATGGAAAGAAAACTGGCAAACTGGCTTTTGTGTTGCATGGCCACTTGCGTTGTTTTTAAACCTTACCATTTTGCCTAAAGTTAGGCAGTTAGCAAATTGGCTGGGCAAATAG
- a CDS encoding LysR family transcriptional regulator — protein MNSIYGNIDDLYLFFCVVEEGSLQKASIKLHQPISTMSRRLSLLEQRLGFRLLEKRGRELVATESGHIAFSSVKSVMEHLEYAFDDIQTQTKLVSGTLRLALPNNFYRTFVAEVVEQFIETYPLVNIELMLSRDLLTPASDRDLTMTFDLTGMEDMVARPLFSSIHQFYTSQSYLDRYGPIETLQELASADWVLTDSTDVITVYRGEQVVDVMQIKPKLVINDINAVARAVEKGIGVTSLPVHKLAKQLDLVPIMANHNRGARQAYLVYRARKYQPKALALFIEALITAAKTIAEEAPLIDGAS, from the coding sequence ATGAATTCCATATATGGAAACATCGATGACCTTTACCTATTTTTCTGTGTGGTTGAAGAGGGGTCATTACAAAAAGCATCGATAAAACTGCATCAGCCTATTTCGACGATGTCGCGTCGTCTATCACTGCTCGAGCAACGATTAGGCTTTAGATTACTTGAGAAGCGTGGTAGAGAGCTTGTTGCAACAGAGAGTGGGCATATTGCATTCTCCTCAGTAAAAAGCGTTATGGAGCATTTAGAATACGCTTTTGATGATATTCAAACACAGACTAAGTTGGTTTCAGGTACGTTAAGATTGGCGCTACCCAATAACTTCTATCGAACGTTTGTCGCAGAGGTCGTTGAGCAGTTTATTGAAACTTATCCCTTAGTGAATATCGAGTTGATGCTAAGCCGTGATCTATTAACGCCGGCTAGTGACCGTGATCTGACCATGACGTTTGATTTAACTGGGATGGAAGATATGGTTGCTCGTCCGCTATTCTCATCAATACATCAGTTTTATACCAGTCAATCCTATCTGGATCGTTATGGACCAATAGAAACATTACAAGAGCTTGCTAGTGCAGATTGGGTGTTGACGGATAGTACTGACGTTATAACGGTATATCGAGGCGAGCAGGTCGTTGACGTGATGCAAATCAAGCCTAAGTTGGTGATTAATGATATTAATGCCGTGGCACGAGCTGTTGAAAAGGGCATTGGTGTTACATCGTTGCCAGTGCATAAATTAGCAAAACAGCTGGACTTGGTGCCGATAATGGCCAACCACAACCGAGGAGCAAGGCAAGCTTACTTGGTATATCGAGCTAGAAAATATCAACCCAAGGCACTAGCGCTTTTTATTGAAGCTTTGATTACGGCCGCTAAAACTATCGCCGAAGAAGCTCCGTTGATTGATGGTGCATCTTGA
- a CDS encoding thiol-disulfide oxidoreductase DCC family protein, protein MSQIKIFFDGQCPLCVYEMSKLKQYDIHNIITTIDINQLEDTIYNQINIVEARKIIHVVNENGVMLYGLDGLHCAWKSVEKGHWYGITRWRMWSKGFDVLYLYFARNRYRFSKLLTGKAKCNSSTCYKD, encoded by the coding sequence ATGTCACAAATTAAGATCTTTTTTGATGGTCAGTGTCCTCTGTGTGTATATGAAATGAGCAAACTTAAACAGTATGATATTCACAATATAATAACAACTATTGATATCAACCAGTTAGAAGACACAATTTATAATCAAATCAATATAGTTGAAGCACGAAAAATCATACACGTTGTTAATGAAAATGGAGTGATGTTATACGGTTTAGACGGTCTACATTGTGCATGGAAATCCGTGGAAAAAGGTCACTGGTACGGAATAACTCGGTGGAGAATGTGGAGTAAAGGTTTTGATGTTCTCTATCTCTATTTCGCCCGTAATCGCTATCGATTTTCTAAGCTCTTAACAGGTAAAGCGAAATGCAACAGCTCAACCTGCTATAAAGACTGA
- the cyoA gene encoding ubiquinol oxidase subunit II: protein MEASRYKSIISKAGILMLALALSGCKFVLLDPKGDIGVQEKELILTALVLMLIVVIPVILMTIYFAYKYRASNTKQEEYAPEWSHSSKIEFVVWAIPIIIIAVLATITWRSTHHLEPSKPIAKEGQHTMTIEVVALDWKWLFIYPEEKIATVNYVAFPKDVPVKFKLVADNIMNSFFIPQLGSQIYAMPGMVTRLHLIANEAGTYKGIAASYSGEGFSHMKFSAHALPNEESYAQWVSTVKASAQTIQSFSDYQSLAKPSIDEPVAYYASVPDGLFNQVVMQHPGGSMNAMMGMEHSSEGQGEMPSMMMDKQNSHEPMTEHKGN, encoded by the coding sequence ATGGAAGCCTCAAGATATAAAAGCATCATATCGAAGGCAGGGATACTTATGTTAGCCCTTGCACTATCGGGATGTAAATTTGTGCTGCTTGACCCGAAAGGCGATATTGGCGTTCAGGAGAAGGAGCTGATTCTTACAGCTTTGGTCCTGATGCTAATTGTTGTCATTCCCGTGATTCTTATGACGATTTACTTCGCTTATAAGTATCGTGCTAGCAATACAAAACAAGAAGAGTACGCGCCAGAATGGTCTCACTCCAGCAAAATTGAATTTGTTGTGTGGGCAATTCCTATCATCATTATCGCAGTTCTTGCGACTATCACCTGGCGGTCAACCCATCACCTTGAACCTTCAAAGCCTATCGCAAAAGAAGGTCAACATACCATGACGATTGAAGTGGTAGCGTTGGATTGGAAATGGCTCTTTATCTATCCCGAAGAGAAGATCGCAACTGTCAACTACGTTGCATTCCCTAAAGATGTTCCTGTTAAGTTTAAACTTGTAGCAGATAACATCATGAACTCATTTTTTATTCCTCAATTAGGAAGTCAGATCTACGCGATGCCAGGCATGGTAACTCGCTTACATTTGATTGCGAACGAGGCTGGGACCTATAAAGGGATTGCCGCAAGTTACAGTGGCGAAGGCTTTTCGCATATGAAGTTCTCGGCTCACGCTTTGCCGAATGAAGAAAGTTACGCTCAGTGGGTTTCTACTGTGAAAGCCTCAGCGCAAACGATACAAAGTTTTTCTGACTATCAATCTCTCGCTAAGCCATCTATCGATGAGCCTGTCGCCTACTATGCATCGGTCCCTGATGGTTTATTCAATCAGGTTGTTATGCAGCATCCTGGTGGTTCGATGAACGCCATGATGGGCATGGAACATTCCTCAGAAGGGCAGGGTGAAATGCCGTCAATGATGATGGATAAACAAAATAGTCATGAGCCGATGACTGAACACAAGGGTAATTGA
- the cyoB gene encoding cytochrome o ubiquinol oxidase subunit I codes for MFGRLTLESIPYHEPIVMVTLSVIAIVGLAVVALITRMGKWQYLWNEWFTSVDHKKLGFMYIAVAMVMLIRGFADAVMMRSQQALSAAGEAGYLPQHHYDQIFTAHGVIMIFFVAMPLVIGLMNIIIPLQIGARDVAFPYLNNLSFWLFIVGVILTNLSLGLGEFARTGWLAYPPLSGIQANPGVGVDYWIWALQISGVGTTLSGVNFFVTILRMRAPTMPMMKMPVFTWASLCSNILIIISFPILTVTIALLTLDRYLGFHFFTNDMGGNMMMYVNLIWAWGHPEVYILVLPVFGVFSEVTATFSRKKLFGYTSLVWATIVITILAFIVWLHHFFTMGGGANVNAFFGIATMIISIPTGVKIFNWLFTMYKGRIQFTTPMMWTIGFLISFSIGGMTGVLMAVPGADFVLHNSVFLIAHFHNVIIGGVVFGCFAAITYWFPKVTGFTLNETWGRRAFWFWLIGFILAFLPLYALGFMGMTRRISQNINPDYFPFLAVAAFGTALVAVGVLCQFVQFYVSIRDREQNQDVTGDPWDGRTLEWATSSPPPFYNFAIIPKGDELDAFWYQKERGEHDISKEVKYERIHMPKNTPTGMYVSFWSLLLGVGMIWYIWWLAIIGFAGCIITSIWHSFNDDVDYYVEVEEIEAIEKAHRERVLKMKAEEKDAEVNYAG; via the coding sequence ATGTTTGGAAGATTAACTCTAGAATCCATTCCTTATCACGAGCCAATTGTTATGGTGACGCTGAGCGTCATCGCGATTGTTGGTCTGGCTGTCGTTGCGTTGATTACACGCATGGGCAAATGGCAGTACCTTTGGAATGAATGGTTTACTTCGGTAGATCATAAAAAATTAGGTTTCATGTACATTGCCGTTGCAATGGTCATGTTGATTCGTGGTTTTGCTGATGCAGTGATGATGCGAAGTCAGCAAGCGTTGTCTGCTGCCGGTGAGGCGGGGTATTTACCTCAGCATCACTATGACCAGATCTTTACAGCCCACGGCGTGATCATGATTTTCTTCGTTGCGATGCCATTGGTTATCGGTTTGATGAACATCATTATCCCGCTGCAAATTGGTGCTCGAGATGTGGCTTTCCCATATTTGAACAACCTCAGTTTTTGGCTGTTCATTGTTGGTGTCATCTTAACCAATTTGTCGCTTGGTTTAGGCGAATTTGCTCGTACAGGTTGGCTTGCTTATCCACCGTTATCTGGCATTCAGGCGAACCCGGGGGTCGGGGTCGATTACTGGATATGGGCGTTGCAGATATCGGGGGTGGGCACCACATTATCAGGTGTTAACTTCTTCGTTACTATCCTGCGTATGCGTGCCCCAACCATGCCAATGATGAAAATGCCAGTGTTTACATGGGCTTCTCTGTGCTCAAACATTTTGATCATCATCTCATTCCCAATCTTAACTGTGACTATCGCGTTGTTGACGCTTGACCGTTATCTAGGTTTCCACTTCTTCACCAATGATATGGGTGGGAACATGATGATGTACGTCAACTTAATTTGGGCTTGGGGTCACCCAGAAGTTTACATTCTGGTTCTGCCTGTGTTTGGTGTGTTCTCAGAAGTTACTGCAACCTTCTCTCGTAAGAAACTGTTTGGTTACACGTCGCTTGTATGGGCAACCATTGTTATTACGATTCTTGCTTTCATCGTTTGGCTGCACCACTTCTTTACCATGGGTGGCGGTGCAAACGTGAATGCCTTCTTTGGTATTGCAACCATGATTATCTCCATCCCTACCGGGGTTAAGATATTCAACTGGTTGTTCACTATGTACAAAGGTCGTATCCAGTTCACAACACCTATGATGTGGACCATTGGTTTCTTAATTTCCTTCAGTATTGGCGGTATGACCGGCGTATTGATGGCGGTTCCTGGTGCCGATTTCGTACTGCATAACAGTGTGTTCCTGATTGCTCACTTCCATAACGTGATTATTGGTGGTGTAGTATTTGGATGCTTTGCTGCTATCACATACTGGTTCCCTAAAGTGACGGGTTTCACGCTTAACGAAACGTGGGGTCGTCGTGCTTTCTGGTTCTGGTTAATTGGTTTCATTCTAGCGTTCTTGCCACTGTATGCTCTTGGCTTTATGGGTATGACTCGTCGAATCAGTCAAAATATCAACCCAGACTATTTCCCATTCCTTGCTGTTGCAGCATTTGGTACGGCATTGGTTGCGGTTGGTGTTCTATGTCAGTTCGTTCAGTTCTACGTCAGTATCCGTGACCGTGAACAAAACCAAGATGTCACTGGTGACCCTTGGGATGGTCGTACTCTTGAATGGGCGACGTCATCACCACCACCTTTCTACAACTTTGCAATCATTCCTAAAGGGGATGAGCTTGATGCTTTCTGGTATCAAAAAGAGCGTGGTGAACACGACATTAGCAAAGAAGTGAAATACGAACGCATTCATATGCCAAAGAACACACCAACAGGTATGTACGTTTCTTTCTGGTCACTGCTGCTTGGTGTTGGAATGATCTGGTACATCTGGTGGTTAGCTATTATAGGTTTCGCAGGGTGTATCATCACTTCGATTTGGCATAGCTTCAATGATGACGTGGATTACTACGTTGAAGTTGAAGAAATTGAAGCAATTGAAAAAGCGCACCGAGAACGTGTACTAAAGATGAAAGCTGAAGAGAAAGATGCGGAGGTGAATTATGCAGGCTAA
- the cyoC gene encoding cytochrome o ubiquinol oxidase subunit III, with protein MQANAHAHDHHDAGSNKLFGFWIYLMSDCILFASLFATYAVLRDATAGGVSGKDIFELPFVFVETMLLLLSSITFGFGIIAMKRKQVGALKLWMVITFLFGAGFIGMEIYEFHHLIAAGHGPDSSAFLSSFFALVGTHGLHVTFGLIWLAVGLVQLSTKGLTDTMQTRFNCLSLFWHFLDIVWICVFTFVYLVGVM; from the coding sequence ATGCAGGCTAATGCGCATGCTCATGATCACCATGATGCGGGTAGTAACAAACTATTCGGCTTTTGGATCTATTTAATGAGCGACTGTATTTTGTTTGCAAGTTTGTTTGCAACTTATGCAGTACTACGAGACGCCACTGCTGGTGGCGTGTCTGGCAAAGATATTTTTGAATTGCCATTTGTGTTTGTTGAAACCATGTTACTGCTTCTAAGTAGTATTACGTTTGGTTTTGGCATTATCGCGATGAAACGCAAACAAGTTGGTGCTCTCAAACTGTGGATGGTTATTACCTTCCTGTTTGGTGCCGGTTTCATCGGAATGGAAATTTACGAGTTTCATCACTTGATTGCTGCTGGGCACGGGCCAGATAGCAGTGCTTTCCTATCATCGTTTTTTGCGCTGGTAGGGACGCATGGCTTGCACGTTACGTTTGGTCTGATTTGGTTAGCGGTGGGATTGGTTCAACTGTCTACGAAAGGTCTTACAGACACTATGCAAACACGTTTTAACTGTTTGAGTTTGTTCTGGCACTTCCTTGATATTGTTTGGATCTGTGTATTCACATTTGTTTATCTAGTAGGGGTGATGTAA
- the cyoD gene encoding cytochrome o ubiquinol oxidase subunit IV, which translates to MSSQHAESSVKGYVIGFIASLLLTIVPFYYAGTQSLSQAATYAILFGCAIVQVIVHFIYFLHMEIKTDEGRWNFISLMFSAIVVLIVIGGSIWIMWNLNINMAM; encoded by the coding sequence ATGAGTAGTCAACACGCCGAATCCAGTGTGAAAGGTTATGTGATTGGTTTTATCGCGTCATTGCTACTAACCATCGTACCTTTCTACTATGCGGGTACTCAAAGCCTGTCTCAAGCAGCAACCTACGCGATTCTGTTTGGCTGTGCAATCGTTCAAGTTATTGTGCACTTCATTTACTTCCTACATATGGAAATAAAGACAGACGAGGGGCGCTGGAACTTCATTTCGCTGATGTTCTCTGCGATTGTTGTGTTGATCGTTATTGGCGGTTCTATTTGGATTATGTGGAACCTCAATATCAATATGGCAATGTAG
- the cyoE gene encoding heme o synthase, which yields MLKGYLSITKPGIIVGNLISVAAGFFLAAQSEAANGMLLLNTLLGVAMVIASGCVVNNIFDRDIDRKMERTCNRVLAKGEVNPDHAFIFSLVLLIAGTALIYREANPLSAVVVLLGYVFYVFFYTMWYKRTSVYGTLVGSVSGAVPPLVGYLAVTNYINIEGVLLFALFCIWQMPHSYAIAMFRMQDYRNANIPVLPVVAGIEKARKHMMAYVVAFNMVALALFLVGEAGYEYLAVAGAVCFMWTRVTFKPVTQENYVAWSKSVFKVSLVVVMGISSVLGLELMTTAI from the coding sequence ATGCTTAAAGGTTACCTTTCTATCACCAAACCAGGGATTATTGTTGGTAATCTGATTTCTGTAGCTGCGGGGTTTTTCCTCGCAGCTCAATCAGAAGCTGCCAATGGTATGTTGCTGTTGAACACTCTGCTTGGGGTAGCGATGGTGATTGCCTCTGGTTGTGTTGTTAACAACATATTTGATCGCGATATTGACCGAAAAATGGAACGTACTTGCAATCGAGTGTTAGCCAAAGGTGAAGTAAACCCGGATCACGCGTTTATCTTCTCTTTGGTGTTGCTGATTGCTGGTACGGCTTTGATCTACCGTGAAGCTAACCCACTTTCGGCGGTGGTTGTGCTGTTGGGATATGTATTTTACGTATTCTTCTATACCATGTGGTACAAGCGTACTTCTGTGTATGGCACCCTCGTCGGTAGTGTTTCTGGGGCAGTACCACCACTCGTTGGTTATCTTGCTGTAACGAATTACATCAATATTGAAGGTGTGTTGCTGTTTGCTTTGTTCTGCATTTGGCAAATGCCACACTCTTACGCTATTGCGATGTTTCGTATGCAAGATTACCGCAATGCCAATATTCCGGTATTACCGGTTGTGGCTGGGATTGAAAAAGCTCGTAAACATATGATGGCTTACGTTGTTGCATTCAATATGGTTGCGCTTGCGTTGTTCCTTGTTGGTGAGGCTGGCTATGAGTATCTTGCGGTGGCAGGTGCCGTCTGCTTTATGTGGACCCGTGTAACGTTTAAACCGGTCACTCAAGAAAACTATGTGGCGTGGTCTAAATCAGTATTCAAAGTCTCATTGGTGGTTGTCATGGGAATCAGCTCTGTTTTAGGGCTAGAACTGATGACTACAGCGATTTAA
- a CDS encoding YibL family ribosome-associated protein yields MSLKTELQQLNNRLDTRRHKLDTARLRGDQELISRFTDEIDQLTKKISQLKHKQEFEVNKTRRTLNQMEFSRELTKAEQADLGKLKKSVKGLVVVHPMTKEGKALKLEVMTGFAPRPF; encoded by the coding sequence ATGAGCTTAAAAACAGAACTGCAACAATTAAATAACCGCTTAGACACTCGTCGTCATAAGTTGGATACGGCTCGTCTTCGTGGCGATCAAGAACTCATTTCTCGCTTTACTGATGAAATTGATCAGCTCACTAAGAAAATTAGCCAGTTAAAACATAAGCAAGAATTCGAAGTGAACAAAACACGTCGTACTTTGAATCAAATGGAATTTTCTCGTGAACTGACGAAAGCTGAACAGGCAGACCTTGGTAAACTGAAAAAGTCAGTGAAAGGTTTAGTGGTAGTTCACCCAATGACCAAAGAAGGTAAAGCACTAAAGTTAGAAGTGATGACAGGTTTCGCTCCTCGTCCGTTCTAA